The Anaeromyxobacter sp. sequence AGCGCCCTCAAGAACGTCATCGCCCACCCCAGCGAGCTGGACGTGAGCCACGACTCCCGGGTGAAGCAGTTCTGGAAGGAGCACTGGGGCGACTGGACGGCCCGCAACCCCTACCCCGGCGCCGAGAAGTACGAGGCGGTGCTGAAGTGGCTGAAGAAGCACCCCACCGACTTCCGGGGCGCGCTGCTGCGCACCGAGCCGCGCTGGCGCGCGCTGCAGGTCTTCACCTACCAGAGCTGGCTCTGGAACGAGGGGGTGCGCCAGTTCCTGCGGGACGTGGTGGGCATCCAGCACCTGGTCTCGATCCGCTACCAGGCCGGCGCGCTCCTCTTCCCGCGCGAGCTGGACGGCGACCAGGCCCGGCGCCTCAAGGGCGTCACCTTCCCGCTGCTGGCGCCGGACTCCACCTTCACCGACCCGCAGATCCAGAAGGCGGCCATGGCGGTGCTGAAGCGCGAGGACATGTCGCTGGCCTCGCTGGCCATCCCCGGGACCCCGGAGATCCACTTCGACCACGAGGAGCGGCCGCTCTTCTCGCACCCGGGCCGGCTCACCATCGGCGAGGCGCGCCCCGACGAGCTGAACCGCGGGCGGCAGAAGCTCAACGTGGCCTTCACCCTGCCCCCCGGCGCCTACGCCACGCTGGTGGTGAAGCGGCTCTTCTGGTGGACCCTCGAGCCGGGGGCGGCCAAGAAGGCCGCCGCCCGCGCCGCCGTG is a genomic window containing:
- the truD gene encoding tRNA pseudouridine(13) synthase TruD → MRLKQRPEDFSVTESWRFDDDPAGPWRVYLMDKQKLTTFEAVERICSRFKVPRADVTYCGLKDKQGRTTQLVAVRGRDLDLQDEDLRLKPMGRSRAPLSAQNTTSNRFAVTVRDLSEEDVARLPSAVAEVQRLGVVNYFDSQRFGPLKHGQGFIVKELMRGDFESALKNVIAHPSELDVSHDSRVKQFWKEHWGDWTARNPYPGAEKYEAVLKWLKKHPTDFRGALLRTEPRWRALQVFTYQSWLWNEGVRQFLRDVVGIQHLVSIRYQAGALLFPRELDGDQARRLKGVTFPLLAPDSTFTDPQIQKAAMAVLKREDMSLASLAIPGTPEIHFDHEERPLFSHPGRLTIGEARPDELNRGRQKLNVAFTLPPGAYATLVVKRLFWWTLEPGAAKKAAARAAVPRPRPTPVEMHQQRKSTGFLAVKRALKEKKQAARQASQAAGGPAPQARKPAAPGKPARSAKRAKAGEPSPS